A section of the Bifidobacterium sp. ESL0728 genome encodes:
- a CDS encoding ABC-F family ATP-binding cassette domain-containing protein — MPTYDLGLEHVSLDFATKTIFTDVTQGVFEGDRIGIVGKNGDGKSTLLHLLAGTQQPDSGRVTTRNGLTFGMLDQRDPLDDNATVRQAALEGREDYQWASDTRSREIVEALLGGLSLDAKVGSLSGGQRRRADLTRLLLKDWDILALDEPTNHLDIVTIHWLAEHLKNRWANGQGALLLVTHDRWFLDEVCESMWEVHDGVIDPFEGGYSAYMLQRVERDRQADIREERRRNLARKELAWLTRGARARATKQKFHVKQANELIADVPPMRNTLQLKQMATSRLGKQVVDLNDVTQIFEHLQGESSGDESDVSVDDSSNASNDSASRVDVVPALYEEPRVMGSVELAVDDLDDDRLVDAKAENSEAREKQTTAETDTVVQLSDETNDADISDVSVGEKDNAANTDESDGEDKPAVTSSAQRVTVSGRKILDDVTWLIGPGDRFGIVGANGAGKSTLLKIIDGTLTPTVGHVKIGKTVKFAVLSQRLDELEKLGKYKIKEVLSRYKPTYEVDGKEVSTSQLMERLGFSAAQLMTPIADLSGGQKRRMQLLLILLDEPNVLILDEPGNDLDTDMLAVMEDLLDSWPGTLIVVSHDRYLLERVTDEQFALIGGKVRHLPGGVDDYLEMVRKIENGETLDEVIGGNRGGKSSGRGSSSSSTSASQSSNANASDNGNSDDADSQSGEPKLTGKAFHDATRRLSAIERKLAKLETEKSKIEQKMAAHDPADYVGLGKLNEQLSANSAESESLESEWMDLSEQVE; from the coding sequence ATGCCGACTTATGACTTGGGACTTGAACACGTTTCGCTTGATTTCGCAACTAAAACCATTTTCACCGATGTAACGCAGGGCGTCTTCGAGGGCGACCGCATCGGCATCGTCGGCAAGAACGGCGATGGGAAATCAACACTTCTGCACTTACTTGCAGGTACGCAGCAGCCCGATTCCGGGCGTGTGACCACTCGTAATGGACTGACTTTTGGCATGTTGGATCAACGCGATCCGCTTGATGACAACGCCACAGTGCGGCAGGCCGCGCTTGAGGGGCGCGAGGATTACCAGTGGGCGTCCGACACGCGTTCACGCGAAATCGTTGAGGCACTGCTGGGAGGTTTAAGTCTCGACGCCAAGGTCGGTTCGCTTTCCGGCGGGCAACGTCGACGCGCCGATTTGACACGGCTGCTTTTGAAGGATTGGGACATTCTGGCGCTTGACGAGCCCACGAACCATTTGGATATCGTCACCATTCACTGGCTTGCGGAACATCTGAAGAACCGTTGGGCCAACGGGCAGGGCGCGCTGCTGCTGGTCACCCACGACCGCTGGTTCCTCGACGAGGTCTGCGAATCGATGTGGGAGGTACATGACGGGGTGATTGACCCGTTCGAAGGCGGCTACAGCGCCTACATGCTCCAACGCGTCGAACGTGATCGTCAGGCCGATATCCGTGAGGAACGTCGTCGCAACTTGGCCCGCAAAGAGTTGGCGTGGCTGACTCGCGGCGCTCGCGCCCGTGCCACCAAGCAGAAGTTCCATGTCAAGCAAGCCAACGAACTCATTGCTGACGTGCCGCCGATGCGTAATACGTTACAGCTCAAACAGATGGCGACTTCGAGACTTGGCAAGCAGGTCGTCGACTTAAACGATGTGACCCAGATTTTCGAACATCTTCAAGGCGAATCATCAGGTGATGAATCTGATGTTTCGGTTGACGATTCCAGTAATGCCAGTAATGATTCCGCTTCGCGTGTTGATGTGGTTCCGGCTTTGTACGAGGAGCCAAGAGTCATGGGTTCCGTCGAATTGGCTGTTGACGACTTGGATGATGACCGGTTGGTTGACGCGAAGGCTGAAAATTCCGAAGCCAGAGAAAAGCAGACTACGGCGGAAACCGATACAGTCGTGCAGCTCTCTGATGAAACGAATGATGCCGATATTTCTGATGTTTCTGTTGGCGAGAAAGACAACGCAGCCAATACCGATGAATCCGATGGCGAGGATAAACCCGCTGTCACATCATCGGCTCAGCGGGTGACGGTCAGCGGGCGCAAGATTCTTGATGACGTTACATGGCTTATTGGTCCTGGCGATCGATTCGGCATTGTCGGCGCAAACGGTGCCGGCAAGTCGACCTTGCTGAAGATTATCGACGGCACCTTGACGCCGACGGTCGGGCACGTCAAAATCGGCAAGACCGTCAAGTTCGCGGTGCTTTCGCAACGGCTGGACGAGCTGGAGAAGCTTGGCAAATACAAGATCAAGGAAGTGCTGAGCCGCTACAAGCCGACTTACGAAGTCGACGGCAAAGAGGTTTCGACCAGTCAGCTGATGGAACGGCTCGGCTTCTCGGCCGCTCAGCTGATGACACCGATCGCCGACCTTTCCGGCGGTCAGAAGCGCCGCATGCAGCTGTTGCTGATTCTGCTGGATGAGCCCAATGTCTTGATTCTCGATGAGCCGGGCAACGACCTCGATACCGATATGTTGGCCGTAATGGAGGATTTGCTCGATTCCTGGCCGGGCACGCTGATTGTGGTTTCCCATGACCGCTACCTGCTTGAACGTGTGACCGATGAACAGTTCGCGCTGATTGGCGGCAAGGTCCGTCACCTTCCCGGCGGCGTGGATGACTATCTTGAAATGGTTCGTAAAATCGAGAACGGCGAAACGCTTGATGAGGTTATCGGCGGCAACCGTGGTGGTAAGTCGTCAGGCAGGGGCTCTTCCTCAAGCAGCACGTCTGCATCCCAATCGTCAAATGCAAACGCAAGCGATAACGGCAACAGTGACGATGCCGATTCGCAATCCGGCGAACCGAAGCTGACCGGCAAGGCCTTCCACGACGCCACTCGTCGTCTCTCAGCCATTGAACGCAAACTAGCCAAACTCGAAACCGAAAAGTCCAAGATCGAGCAAAAAATGGCCGCTCACGACCCGGCCGATTACGTAGGCCTGGGCAAGCTCAACGAACAGCTCTCCGCCAACTCCGCCGAGTCCGAGTCTCTGGAGTCCGAGTGGATGGATCTCTCCGAACAGGTTGAATAG
- the rnc gene encoding ribonuclease III: MTDSQHNENTEPAVSGSGSQTTATTPQSDTAKSSSPQQELLDRLGTTLSPDLLVQALTHRSFSHEHEGAPNYERLEFLGDAVLEFVSTETLYRVHPDMNEGQLAKMRAMAVSEKALSQIAREKLKVGPYILLGHGEAESGGAQKSSILCDIVESLIGATFVEHGIDEARKVVHHLVDDELKKVATEGPALDWKTSLTVKAHGMGLEDPRYRMAVSGPEYAQVFTARAVVGEDDEILGVGTGTSKRKAQLAAAKAAWTELDTNPSKHPAKKHHHGNSKSQH; the protein is encoded by the coding sequence ATGACCGATTCACAACACAACGAAAATACCGAACCCGCAGTCTCTGGTTCAGGTTCACAAACAACCGCAACAACGCCGCAATCCGATACCGCCAAATCCAGCTCCCCGCAGCAGGAACTGCTCGACCGGCTTGGCACCACGCTTTCGCCGGACCTGCTGGTGCAGGCGCTCACCCACCGCTCGTTCTCGCACGAACACGAAGGTGCGCCGAACTATGAGCGTCTGGAATTCCTGGGCGATGCGGTGCTTGAGTTCGTTTCCACGGAAACGCTGTATCGCGTCCATCCCGACATGAACGAAGGCCAGCTGGCGAAGATGCGGGCGATGGCCGTCTCGGAAAAGGCACTCTCACAGATTGCTCGCGAAAAACTCAAAGTAGGGCCGTATATCTTGCTCGGCCACGGCGAGGCGGAATCCGGCGGTGCCCAGAAAAGCTCGATTCTCTGCGACATCGTCGAATCGCTGATCGGCGCGACATTCGTGGAACACGGCATTGACGAGGCCCGCAAAGTCGTGCATCATCTGGTCGACGACGAGCTCAAAAAAGTCGCCACCGAGGGGCCGGCGCTGGATTGGAAGACCTCGTTGACCGTCAAGGCGCACGGTATGGGTCTCGAGGATCCGCGTTACCGTATGGCCGTTTCCGGCCCGGAATACGCGCAAGTCTTCACCGCCCGCGCCGTCGTCGGCGAGGATGACGAAATACTCGGTGTCGGCACCGGCACCAGCAAACGCAAGGCCCAGCTTGCCGCGGCAAAGGCCGCGTGGACGGAACTGGACACCAACCCAAGCAAACACCCTGCCAAAAAGCACCATCACGGCAATAGCAAATCGCAGCATTAA
- the coaD gene encoding pantetheine-phosphate adenylyltransferase, whose product MTIAVCPGSYDPVTAGHLDVIERSARIFETVHVVVAVNSAKTPMFSESTRVDVIKRALVKDGYPNVVVASTDGLITDYCTKVGASVIVKGLRQNGDYEAELGMALVNRKLSGVETMFLPANPILEHISSTIVKDVARHGGDVTGMVPDCVVGMLAEQLQKEKSQ is encoded by the coding sequence ATGACTATTGCAGTGTGCCCCGGCTCGTATGATCCAGTCACAGCAGGGCATTTGGATGTTATCGAACGCAGCGCGCGCATTTTCGAGACGGTTCACGTCGTGGTGGCTGTGAACAGTGCGAAAACTCCCATGTTTTCGGAAAGTACCCGCGTGGACGTCATCAAACGAGCGCTGGTCAAAGACGGATATCCCAATGTAGTAGTCGCTTCAACCGACGGCCTGATCACCGATTATTGCACCAAGGTCGGCGCATCGGTCATCGTCAAGGGACTGCGGCAAAACGGCGATTACGAGGCCGAGCTTGGAATGGCGCTGGTCAATCGCAAGCTTTCCGGCGTCGAGACCATGTTCCTGCCCGCAAATCCCATTCTTGAACACATTTCCAGCACCATCGTCAAGGATGTGGCGCGTCACGGCGGCGACGTCACCGGTATGGTGCCCGATTGCGTGGTCGGCATGCTCGCCGAGCAACTTCAAAAAGAAAAGAGTCAATGA
- a CDS encoding Arc family DNA-binding protein: MKTLVIHDIPTDQLEKLKSVAQANHRSVETQVRLIIEDAVAKNDHSLTSAELFAKCHALLGDRGLEANEELVPPREKDNMRPVNFD, encoded by the coding sequence ATGAAGACGCTAGTAATTCACGACATCCCAACTGACCAGTTGGAAAAACTGAAATCTGTGGCTCAAGCTAATCACCGATCTGTTGAAACACAAGTAAGGCTAATCATTGAAGATGCCGTCGCGAAGAATGATCACTCTTTAACTTCAGCAGAATTATTCGCGAAATGCCATGCTTTGCTAGGAGACAGGGGACTTGAAGCCAATGAGGAATTAGTCCCGCCACGCGAAAAGGACAATATGCGCCCAGTCAACTTCGATTGA
- a CDS encoding type 1 glutamine amidotransferase, with product MTMPKVLILQHVSCEKPGRILDNLDDLGMASQTLSIASESNPDVPKSEEIAGLVVMGGPMGAQDYKEYPGLKTEAKLVRKAVKAGKPVLGICLGHQIIATALGAKLQSGKCSEIGFAPIKRVAKNDWFPMWTPQMNVLNWHNDVVSVPEGGQLLASSKYTENQAFCYKSALGLQFHLEVTPTLLDEWLSEPSMVKGMKKSQISKIREDFKRYDVELQPLAEQVFSAFAVRCAASARAMGE from the coding sequence ATGACGATGCCGAAAGTGCTTATTTTACAACATGTTTCCTGCGAAAAACCGGGACGGATTCTCGACAATCTTGATGATCTCGGCATGGCCAGCCAAACGTTGAGCATTGCCAGTGAGTCTAACCCTGACGTACCGAAAAGCGAGGAGATCGCAGGGCTTGTGGTGATGGGCGGGCCGATGGGGGCGCAGGATTACAAGGAATATCCGGGGCTCAAAACCGAAGCCAAGCTGGTGCGCAAGGCGGTAAAGGCCGGCAAGCCGGTACTCGGCATCTGCCTCGGGCATCAAATCATCGCCACGGCACTCGGGGCCAAGCTGCAAAGCGGCAAATGTTCCGAAATCGGGTTCGCGCCCATCAAGCGCGTCGCCAAGAACGATTGGTTTCCGATGTGGACGCCGCAAATGAACGTGCTCAACTGGCACAACGACGTCGTTTCCGTTCCCGAGGGTGGCCAGCTTCTCGCATCATCGAAATATACCGAAAACCAGGCGTTCTGCTATAAAAGCGCGCTCGGACTGCAATTTCATCTTGAGGTCACCCCGACTCTGCTGGACGAATGGCTCAGCGAGCCTTCCATGGTCAAGGGCATGAAGAAGAGCCAGATTTCCAAGATTCGCGAGGACTTCAAACGCTACGACGTCGAGCTGCAGCCGCTCGCCGAGCAGGTTTTCTCTGCGTTCGCCGTGCGTTGCGCCGCCAGCGCCCGCGCGATGGGCGAATAG
- a CDS encoding cell division protein, with protein sequence MMAEDKNLNDEEDDTISKVIPVDDLSPNRDEEDESIRSETSIDGDETSETENDETNETSSPKATKPLFASPGDLPDLREQHDEPSDDDENNDSDSSDEDDRNNAESKSRDEFTTVYDIIDQMSATVEETKSSIFTPGMVRLDRDEFLDQLGQLKAMLPVQLERASSLMREAERRLQNAQSQAQAIVAKAQSQAAQIKQNAEEQAQILAGQERIVDIAQQKARVIMDNAQTKSTKLVQGANAYCADVMKALKDQVTTYDRDIRNGIDVIDKRQHEAAQELEATQADALAQKQTPAKKNE encoded by the coding sequence ATGATGGCGGAAGACAAAAACCTCAACGACGAGGAAGACGATACCATTTCGAAGGTCATTCCGGTGGACGACCTTTCGCCGAACCGCGATGAAGAGGACGAGAGCATACGCTCCGAAACCTCCATTGACGGCGACGAAACCAGCGAAACGGAAAATGACGAGACCAACGAAACGTCATCCCCGAAAGCCACCAAACCGCTTTTCGCCTCGCCAGGAGATCTTCCGGACTTGCGGGAACAGCACGACGAACCATCAGACGATGACGAGAACAACGACTCGGATTCCAGCGACGAAGATGACAGGAACAACGCCGAGAGCAAAAGCCGCGACGAATTCACCACGGTTTATGACATCATCGACCAGATGAGCGCAACCGTGGAGGAAACCAAGTCGAGCATTTTCACTCCCGGCATGGTGCGCCTCGACCGCGACGAGTTCCTCGACCAGCTTGGCCAGCTCAAAGCCATGCTCCCCGTGCAGCTTGAACGCGCCTCTTCCCTGATGCGTGAAGCCGAACGCCGCTTGCAGAACGCCCAAAGTCAGGCCCAAGCCATCGTGGCCAAAGCTCAAAGCCAGGCCGCGCAAATCAAGCAGAACGCCGAGGAACAGGCGCAGATTCTCGCCGGTCAGGAGCGCATCGTCGACATCGCCCAGCAGAAGGCCCGCGTGATCATGGACAACGCCCAGACCAAGTCGACCAAGCTCGTGCAAGGTGCCAACGCCTATTGCGCTGATGTGATGAAGGCCTTGAAAGACCAGGTCACCACTTACGACCGCGACATCCGCAACGGCATCGACGTCATCGACAAGCGCCAGCACGAGGCGGCACAGGAGCTCGAAGCGACCCAGGCCGACGCGCTCGCCCAAAAGCAGACACCGGCTAAGAAAAACGAATAA
- a CDS encoding acetolactate synthase large subunit, which translates to MVSPTPLQAFSAVPKAPKTSKQTLVDGEKMTGAQALIRTLEDLGVQDVFGIPGGAILPVYHQIHDDTKFRFVLMRHEQGAGHAAEGYAVATGRVGVCIVTSGPGATNMVTPIADANMDSVPLVVISGQVGVDSIGTDAFQEADTVGITYPVVKHSYLVTDAQDIPRVLAEAHYIARTGRPGPVVVDITKTAQVGDMYYSWPQKLLLPGYNPTTKPHGHVLREAVKLFEQSYRPVLYVGGGAVRSNAGAQVKELADLTDSPIVTTLPARGIVPDSDPKVLGMLGMHGTLAATAAAQKCDLLVAIGARFDDRVTGKMEAFAPAARVVHIDIDPAEIGKRRQPDVPIVGDVAEVLNALNAEIKRGQAIHGKPSLKPWWNLINSWREKYPMKYDETTPDGTLSPQWVVEELSRQASPSTIWVSGVGQHQMWASQLIDFENPHSWISSGGLGTMGFGLPAAIGARVGSARDFGGKKPVWLIDGDGSFQMTSEELAAAFVDNAPVKIAILNNSVYGMVRQWQTLFYDKHYSQTSIQDGENTEDIINVPDFVKLADAYGCVGIRATTQDEAKAAIKRANEINDRPVLIDFRVYKDAMVWPMVAAGQSNDTVTYMPGVQPLLHHDSTDHIADDDQPQDDNGSEAKADNTATAEN; encoded by the coding sequence ATGGTGTCACCAACGCCTTTACAGGCATTCAGCGCGGTGCCGAAAGCACCGAAAACAAGCAAACAGACTCTCGTTGATGGAGAGAAGATGACCGGCGCGCAGGCGCTGATCCGCACGCTGGAAGATCTGGGCGTGCAGGACGTTTTCGGCATTCCGGGCGGCGCGATTCTGCCGGTTTATCACCAGATTCACGATGACACCAAGTTCCGTTTCGTGCTGATGCGCCATGAGCAGGGCGCAGGGCACGCGGCCGAGGGATATGCCGTGGCCACAGGGCGCGTGGGCGTGTGCATCGTCACCTCCGGACCGGGGGCGACGAATATGGTCACGCCGATCGCCGACGCGAATATGGATTCGGTGCCGCTTGTCGTCATTTCCGGTCAGGTCGGCGTGGACTCGATCGGTACCGACGCCTTCCAGGAAGCCGATACCGTCGGTATTACATACCCAGTGGTCAAACATTCCTACCTCGTCACCGACGCGCAGGATATTCCGCGCGTGCTCGCCGAAGCGCACTATATCGCACGTACCGGTCGCCCCGGCCCTGTCGTGGTTGACATCACCAAAACCGCACAGGTCGGCGATATGTATTACTCATGGCCGCAGAAACTGCTGCTTCCCGGCTACAATCCGACCACCAAACCGCATGGCCACGTGCTTCGCGAAGCCGTGAAGCTCTTCGAGCAGTCCTATCGTCCGGTGCTATACGTCGGTGGCGGTGCTGTGCGTTCCAACGCCGGAGCGCAGGTCAAGGAATTGGCCGACCTGACCGATTCCCCCATCGTCACCACGCTCCCAGCCCGCGGCATCGTGCCGGATTCCGACCCGAAGGTCTTGGGAATGCTGGGTATGCACGGGACTTTGGCAGCCACGGCGGCGGCACAGAAATGCGATCTGCTGGTGGCCATCGGCGCACGTTTCGACGATCGAGTGACCGGCAAGATGGAGGCTTTCGCCCCTGCGGCCCGTGTTGTCCATATCGATATCGACCCGGCCGAAATCGGCAAGCGCCGCCAGCCCGACGTGCCGATCGTCGGTGATGTGGCCGAAGTGCTCAACGCACTGAACGCCGAAATCAAGCGCGGACAGGCCATCCATGGCAAGCCGAGTCTTAAGCCTTGGTGGAATCTCATCAACTCGTGGCGCGAAAAATATCCGATGAAGTACGACGAAACGACGCCGGACGGCACCCTCTCGCCTCAGTGGGTCGTGGAGGAACTCTCTCGTCAGGCTTCGCCTTCCACCATTTGGGTTTCCGGCGTGGGCCAGCATCAGATGTGGGCCTCGCAGCTTATCGATTTCGAGAATCCGCATTCCTGGATTTCTTCGGGAGGCCTTGGAACGATGGGCTTCGGGCTGCCTGCTGCCATCGGGGCACGCGTGGGTTCCGCCCGCGATTTCGGCGGCAAGAAGCCGGTTTGGTTGATCGATGGCGACGGCAGTTTCCAGATGACCTCTGAAGAACTGGCGGCCGCGTTCGTCGACAACGCACCGGTGAAAATCGCGATTCTCAATAATTCCGTTTACGGCATGGTCCGTCAGTGGCAGACGCTCTTCTACGACAAGCATTATTCGCAGACCAGCATCCAGGACGGCGAGAACACCGAGGACATCATCAACGTCCCCGATTTCGTCAAACTGGCCGACGCGTATGGCTGCGTGGGTATTCGCGCGACAACGCAGGACGAGGCGAAGGCCGCCATCAAGCGAGCCAACGAAATCAACGACCGGCCGGTATTGATCGACTTCCGCGTTTACAAGGACGCGATGGTCTGGCCCATGGTCGCCGCCGGGCAATCCAACGACACCGTGACCTACATGCCGGGCGTGCAGCCGCTGTTGCATCATGATTCGACAGATCATATCGCCGATGATGATCAGCCTCAAGATGATAACGGCAGTGAAGCCAAAGCCGACAACACCGCAACCGCGGAAAACTAA
- the rpmF gene encoding 50S ribosomal protein L32 gives MALPKYKTSRANTHSRRSNWKASAAKTVACPNCGAPTLPHMACPSCGSFRGRVYREAISKSLSK, from the coding sequence ATGGCACTGCCAAAGTACAAGACTTCGCGAGCCAACACGCATTCGCGCCGCTCCAACTGGAAGGCCAGCGCGGCCAAGACCGTCGCCTGCCCCAATTGTGGTGCGCCGACCCTGCCGCACATGGCTTGCCCGAGCTGCGGTTCGTTCCGCGGCCGCGTCTATCGCGAGGCTATCAGCAAGTCGCTGAGCAAGTGA
- a CDS encoding type II toxin-antitoxin system VapC family toxin, with translation MIILDTNVVSEMFKEDPDSHVAQWFKDQKQSSLRLCSITVGELLYGLRLMPDGHKKRDLSDLITRTLMKYNGRILSLNATAANRYAAIASRRKQAGHNVGIFDTQIAGIAAANHCSIATRNTKDFEDSGIEIINPWEYEG, from the coding sequence ATGATTATCTTAGACACCAATGTGGTTAGCGAAATGTTTAAGGAAGATCCCGATAGTCACGTTGCACAATGGTTCAAGGATCAGAAGCAGAGTTCTCTTCGACTTTGTTCAATAACCGTCGGAGAATTGCTATATGGACTTCGTCTTATGCCTGATGGACACAAAAAACGTGATTTGTCGGACTTGATTACTCGAACGTTGATGAAATATAACGGCCGAATACTCTCTCTTAACGCCACAGCTGCGAATAGATATGCAGCAATAGCTTCAAGACGCAAACAAGCCGGACACAATGTGGGCATATTTGACACTCAAATCGCCGGGATTGCAGCGGCTAACCATTGTTCCATTGCTACCAGAAATACCAAAGACTTCGAGGATTCAGGAATAGAGATCATCAACCCTTGGGAGTACGAAGGATAA
- a CDS encoding DNA-binding protein yields MATLTIRKVDDETVDKLKTIAKENNRSTEAEVRSIVEDFTAGLLVRKEVEETNFYDDLRNYMEQEGIKGINDFHLPSRDQTAEPMTFE; encoded by the coding sequence ATGGCCACTCTCACTATCAGAAAAGTCGATGACGAAACAGTCGACAAGTTGAAGACCATCGCTAAAGAAAACAACCGATCAACAGAAGCTGAAGTGCGTTCTATTGTAGAAGATTTCACAGCAGGCCTGTTAGTACGCAAAGAAGTCGAAGAGACCAACTTCTACGATGACCTGCGAAATTACATGGAGCAAGAAGGCATTAAGGGAATTAACGATTTCCATTTACCTTCCCGCGACCAGACCGCCGAGCCTATGACATTCGAGTAA
- a CDS encoding DUF177 domain-containing protein: MSRPEDSQWAVSVGQIISRPGQSKAVDADFPAPSGIGDNVIGVKEGAPVKVTGSFDSIVDGLIFTGRFDAPVHAECVRCLTPIKRDWGMNVTAFFPYDSAKASVNADNGSGKHDEDIDIIAGEDESEDTYPLSADCNFADLEALLRDTLVENLPLQPLCKPDCKGLCSQCGVNLNEHPDHHHDVVDNRFAALAGLKAELEKEEGNK, from the coding sequence ATGAGCAGACCTGAAGATTCGCAATGGGCCGTCAGCGTGGGGCAGATTATCTCGCGCCCCGGCCAGAGCAAAGCCGTTGACGCCGATTTTCCTGCGCCCAGCGGTATCGGCGACAATGTCATCGGTGTCAAGGAGGGCGCGCCCGTCAAAGTGACCGGCTCCTTCGACTCGATTGTTGACGGGCTGATTTTCACCGGGCGCTTCGACGCTCCGGTCCACGCGGAATGCGTGCGTTGCCTCACCCCGATCAAACGTGACTGGGGCATGAATGTCACGGCATTCTTCCCTTACGATTCCGCGAAAGCTTCCGTCAACGCGGATAACGGAAGCGGTAAGCACGACGAGGACATCGACATCATCGCCGGCGAGGACGAGTCGGAAGACACCTACCCGCTGAGCGCCGATTGCAATTTCGCCGATCTCGAGGCGCTTCTGCGCGACACATTGGTCGAGAACCTGCCGCTGCAACCGCTGTGCAAGCCTGATTGCAAGGGCCTGTGCTCGCAGTGCGGTGTGAATCTCAACGAACATCCCGACCACCATCACGACGTGGTCGACAACCGTTTCGCCGCTCTGGCCGGCCTCAAGGCCGAGCTGGAAAAGGAAGAGGGAAACAAATAA
- the ilvN gene encoding acetolactate synthase small subunit, with translation MAIYPASTPHSERHTLSVLVENRPGVLARIAGLFARRAFNINSLSVSPTERPDISRVTVTADVEQVPLEQIIKQLNKLLHVLKIVDLDNTDAVQRELVLIKVAANETNRSDVLEIVRLFRVRVVDVHPESLTIEATGDEGKIDALLGLLDDFGVIELVRSGAVAVTRGPHALSEKVVGSEITGR, from the coding sequence ATGGCAATTTATCCCGCATCCACTCCGCATAGCGAGCGTCACACCCTGTCCGTTCTGGTCGAGAACCGCCCCGGCGTATTGGCGCGTATAGCAGGCCTTTTCGCCCGCCGTGCCTTCAACATCAACTCGCTTTCCGTCTCCCCCACCGAACGCCCCGACATCTCGCGCGTCACCGTGACCGCCGACGTCGAGCAGGTGCCGTTGGAGCAAATCATCAAGCAGCTCAACAAACTGCTCCACGTCCTGAAGATCGTCGACCTCGACAACACCGACGCCGTTCAGCGCGAGCTGGTGCTCATCAAGGTCGCCGCCAACGAGACGAACCGTTCCGACGTCTTGGAAATCGTGCGCCTCTTCCGCGTCCGCGTGGTCGACGTGCACCCCGAGTCCCTGACCATCGAGGCCACCGGCGACGAGGGCAAGATCGACGCGCTGCTCGGCCTGCTGGACGACTTCGGCGTCATCGAACTGGTCCGTTCCGGCGCCGTCGCGGTGACCCGCGGCCCGCATGCCTTGAGTGAAAAGGTGGTCGGCAGCGAGATCACCGGCAGGTGA